A genome region from Schlesneria paludicola DSM 18645 includes the following:
- a CDS encoding ELWxxDGT repeat protein, with protein MLNLFKEWLNSFRVRPAMVQGSRRRRGMASTSAHIELLESRTLLSAAPVLLKDINVVSFGSNLSNATTVGNTEFFAATDATHGKELWKSDGTSGGTSLVADINPSIDGSSPSQLTNVNGTLFFFANDGVNGAELWKSDGTAAGTVLVRDLKVGANSSFVSSMTNVNGTLFFTADDGIHGRELWKSDGTAAGTQLVLDINPQDAAAGTSITGLTNVNGTLFFSANDGVHGLELWKSNGTAAGTVLVQDLFSGSDSGGSPFSSLPSNLTNFNGSLLFTANDGVFGNELWKSDGTPGGTVRVSNISATSGSYAHDLLNSNGTLYFFATDDTNGTQLWKSDGTSSGTTRISDVTSSSGSGWLNTQSLMSVNGTLFFAADDGTSGQELWKSDGTSGGTVQLVDIFPGDYFYPDSSTPPRPHSSYPSSLTNINGTLFFSANDGVHGSELWKSDGTPQGTALVKDLLPGVGASAIPSNLVNLNGKLLFSATDVLYGNELWKTDGTAAGTSLVKDINTQTQGSSPSQPTNVNGTLFFTAYDVDHGVELWKTDGSTGGTVLVKDLAEGSTGSTPSFLTNVNGTLYFTAYDVNNRRQIWKSDGTSAGTIKLTAFDYSATNQVTYPGQLTNVDGTLFFTAGDAANGNELWKSDGTIAGTAVVRDIRPGTSQYQLPEDQGGGYITISQSSFPTNLVNINGILYFTANDGATGNELWKSDGTSAGTVLVNDINPAFTTGSGVFDPPQPIGSDPRNLTNVNGTLFFTANDGTAGRELWKTDGTTAGTVLVKDVSPGAASSYPVSLTNVNGTLFFAANDGSNGIELWKSNGTSGGTALVKNLFTGSTNSGGTVVANSSQPSQFTNVNGTLYFTANDGIHGFELWKSDGTSAGTSLVEDIVPGTTGSNPNHLINLNGVLYFDADDGIHGDEIWTSDGTEAGTQIAFDLLEGRFGSQPSYLTNVGGALYFVANDGVYGSELWTIGNKTGSTTTLQSTTANSTYGQVVTLKAFVATTTPGPISGTVTFFDGTQFLGTAPVTFDGSRYVATFNIPANLAVGAHRLKAIYSGDATVATSSTSELSLNIQKASVAVTLTASSTTSVFGQPVTLKAKVGVVAPGTIAPSGTITFKEGSATIGTGTLSVVNGELIATVTLTSLPVGGHALLAVFGGNSSFNSASSATVNLTVNRAATTVTLTSTKPNALFGLGVTIKAVIGVASPGTGVPTGTVTFFDGTTTLGTGTVTLVNGQYVATYALPTNLGVGPHSLKAVYSGSTNFAPSASAVVTQTIAKANTSIALKYSTNNSVSGQAVTFTVQIGLAPGYTGTPTGIVTFKDGTTVIGTATLSVVDGKPQATLTTTSLSQGARSITASYAGDASFNGVTSALAVISVKATTNINLSSSAPSAAYGQSVVVKATLGIVAPGTGAPTGTVTLYDGAIVVGTQNVSISGNLYVATFTLPTNFAVGSHSLKAVYAGDSKFLTSTSPILTQTVQKISTTTSLTSSSASTIYGQPITLTARVGFPSTTAGTPSGTVTFKDGANTLGTATLSLVNGQWFATLKVAALAVGNHSLTAVYNGTSVFSGNTSAALTQTVARATTVTALSSTAPTSTYGQVVTIKATVSVLAPGVTTPSGSVNFFDGSTYLGDGTVTLTGGQYIASLTLPATLSVGTHQLTAVYFGNSNAAPSITTVFTQTVVRANITMTLTSSKASSPVGQPVTLTATVGVVAPGAGVPTGTVTFQEGTKVLGTGTLSVVNGRVVATWTSNAMTIGSHSIRAIYSGNTNFNTIASTALSLQIV; from the coding sequence ATGTTAAATCTCTTCAAAGAGTGGTTAAACTCCTTTCGAGTCCGGCCTGCGATGGTGCAAGGGTCTCGTCGTCGCCGCGGTATGGCTTCGACATCCGCTCACATCGAATTACTGGAATCGCGTACGCTGCTTTCAGCGGCACCAGTCCTCTTGAAGGACATCAATGTCGTCAGCTTCGGTTCCAACCTGAGCAATGCGACGACTGTCGGAAATACCGAATTCTTCGCAGCGACTGATGCCACTCACGGAAAAGAGCTTTGGAAGTCCGACGGCACGTCGGGTGGAACATCTTTGGTCGCGGACATCAATCCGTCGATCGATGGTTCGTCACCAAGTCAGCTCACGAATGTGAACGGAACCCTGTTCTTCTTCGCAAACGACGGTGTGAATGGGGCAGAGCTCTGGAAATCGGATGGGACCGCAGCGGGGACGGTGCTGGTTCGCGATTTGAAAGTTGGGGCCAATTCGTCATTCGTGAGCTCGATGACGAACGTCAATGGCACGCTGTTCTTCACGGCAGACGACGGAATTCACGGTCGTGAACTCTGGAAGTCCGATGGAACAGCCGCAGGCACTCAGCTCGTGTTGGACATCAATCCACAAGACGCTGCGGCCGGCACGTCGATCACCGGCCTGACGAATGTCAACGGGACCTTGTTTTTCAGTGCTAACGATGGCGTTCACGGTCTCGAACTCTGGAAATCCAACGGAACGGCCGCCGGAACCGTTTTGGTACAGGATCTCTTTTCGGGTAGTGACAGTGGTGGATCACCTTTCAGTTCCTTGCCGAGCAATCTGACGAACTTCAACGGATCACTTCTGTTTACGGCAAACGATGGCGTTTTCGGCAACGAGCTGTGGAAATCAGACGGAACACCTGGCGGAACCGTACGTGTTTCCAACATCTCGGCCACATCGGGATCATACGCGCATGATCTGCTGAACTCCAACGGCACGCTTTACTTCTTCGCGACCGACGACACTAACGGCACGCAGCTTTGGAAGTCGGACGGAACTTCCTCTGGAACCACGCGTATCTCTGATGTCACATCGTCGTCAGGATCGGGTTGGCTGAACACACAAAGCCTGATGAGCGTCAATGGAACGTTGTTCTTTGCTGCCGATGATGGGACAAGTGGTCAGGAGTTGTGGAAATCAGACGGGACTTCCGGAGGCACCGTTCAGCTCGTCGATATTTTTCCCGGCGACTATTTCTATCCGGACTCAAGCACGCCACCGCGGCCACACAGTTCGTATCCATCGAGTCTGACGAACATCAACGGCACCCTGTTCTTCAGTGCCAATGATGGTGTGCATGGCTCCGAACTCTGGAAATCCGACGGCACACCTCAAGGTACGGCCCTCGTTAAGGATCTCTTGCCAGGGGTTGGCGCGTCCGCGATACCGTCCAATCTTGTCAACCTCAACGGAAAGTTGTTATTCAGCGCGACCGATGTCTTATATGGAAATGAGCTCTGGAAAACGGATGGCACGGCCGCGGGAACGTCGCTGGTCAAGGATATCAACACCCAGACACAGGGTTCGTCACCAAGCCAACCGACGAACGTCAATGGGACATTGTTCTTCACGGCCTATGATGTTGATCACGGAGTCGAACTGTGGAAAACAGACGGCAGCACTGGAGGAACGGTGCTGGTCAAAGATCTTGCAGAAGGAAGTACAGGGTCGACGCCAAGCTTTCTCACCAATGTCAATGGAACGCTGTACTTTACGGCCTATGACGTCAACAACCGTCGGCAGATTTGGAAATCGGACGGAACATCTGCCGGAACGATCAAGCTTACGGCATTCGATTATTCCGCGACCAATCAGGTGACCTATCCCGGCCAGCTCACAAACGTGGATGGCACGCTGTTCTTCACTGCCGGTGATGCTGCGAATGGCAACGAACTATGGAAGTCTGACGGCACGATCGCGGGCACTGCCGTTGTACGCGACATTCGGCCCGGTACGTCCCAGTACCAGTTGCCGGAAGATCAGGGTGGGGGATACATCACCATTTCCCAGAGTTCGTTTCCTACGAACCTGGTGAACATCAATGGAATCCTGTATTTCACCGCGAATGACGGTGCGACCGGAAATGAACTCTGGAAATCGGACGGGACCTCTGCGGGAACCGTGCTTGTCAACGACATCAACCCAGCCTTTACGACAGGTTCAGGAGTTTTCGATCCACCTCAGCCCATCGGATCTGATCCGAGAAACCTCACGAACGTGAATGGGACTCTGTTCTTCACCGCAAACGATGGCACGGCGGGTCGGGAACTTTGGAAAACAGACGGAACAACCGCCGGGACCGTGCTCGTTAAGGACGTGAGCCCTGGTGCGGCAAGCTCGTACCCCGTCTCGTTAACGAACGTCAACGGAACACTCTTTTTCGCTGCGAATGACGGTTCAAATGGCATTGAACTTTGGAAGTCGAACGGGACTTCCGGTGGCACGGCTCTCGTCAAGAATCTCTTCACCGGTTCGACGAACAGCGGTGGAACCGTCGTCGCCAATAGTTCGCAACCATCCCAATTCACCAATGTGAATGGCACGCTGTATTTCACGGCCAATGATGGCATTCATGGATTCGAACTCTGGAAGTCTGATGGCACCAGTGCGGGCACCTCGCTGGTCGAGGACATTGTTCCCGGAACAACGGGGTCGAATCCAAATCACCTGATCAATCTCAACGGCGTGCTTTACTTCGACGCGGATGACGGAATCCACGGCGATGAAATCTGGACCAGTGACGGTACCGAAGCTGGAACTCAAATTGCATTTGATCTTTTGGAAGGGCGATTCGGTTCGCAACCGTCCTATCTGACGAATGTGGGCGGGGCGTTGTATTTCGTTGCCAACGATGGCGTGTACGGCTCGGAACTGTGGACGATCGGTAACAAGACTGGAAGTACCACGACTCTTCAGTCGACGACCGCGAACTCCACATACGGACAAGTCGTGACACTAAAGGCGTTTGTTGCAACAACGACGCCAGGTCCAATTTCCGGGACGGTCACGTTTTTTGATGGCACGCAGTTTCTTGGTACAGCACCGGTCACATTCGACGGCAGCCGATATGTGGCGACATTCAACATTCCAGCAAACCTGGCAGTGGGTGCTCATCGCCTGAAGGCAATTTATTCGGGCGACGCGACAGTTGCTACGAGCTCGACTTCCGAGCTTTCACTGAACATTCAGAAGGCGAGCGTGGCAGTCACGCTGACGGCATCGAGCACGACAAGCGTATTCGGTCAACCTGTCACATTGAAAGCCAAGGTGGGCGTTGTTGCCCCAGGCACAATTGCACCTAGCGGCACTATCACCTTTAAAGAAGGTTCCGCCACGATCGGCACGGGAACTCTCAGTGTCGTCAACGGCGAATTGATCGCGACAGTGACGCTAACATCGCTGCCTGTTGGCGGACATGCGCTGCTCGCAGTCTTCGGTGGAAACAGCAGCTTTAATAGTGCAAGTTCAGCAACGGTCAATTTGACTGTAAACCGGGCAGCGACAACCGTCACACTGACATCCACGAAGCCCAACGCATTGTTTGGCCTGGGTGTCACGATCAAGGCGGTCATTGGTGTGGCCTCGCCCGGCACGGGTGTTCCGACAGGTACGGTCACATTCTTCGACGGTACGACCACGTTGGGTACAGGAACCGTGACCCTGGTCAACGGTCAATATGTCGCGACCTACGCACTTCCGACCAATTTAGGTGTCGGACCACATTCCCTGAAAGCGGTCTATTCAGGCAGTACGAACTTTGCTCCAAGTGCATCTGCCGTTGTGACTCAAACCATCGCGAAGGCGAACACGTCCATCGCTTTGAAGTACTCGACCAACAACAGTGTGTCCGGGCAGGCTGTGACATTTACGGTCCAAATCGGACTCGCACCGGGATACACAGGAACTCCGACCGGCATTGTCACATTCAAAGATGGAACGACCGTCATCGGAACCGCGACATTGAGCGTGGTGGATGGGAAGCCCCAGGCGACGCTTACCACGACTTCGCTTTCGCAAGGTGCACGGTCGATCACCGCGAGCTACGCCGGTGATGCCAGCTTCAACGGCGTCACGTCGGCGCTCGCCGTCATTTCCGTCAAAGCAACAACGAATATCAACCTGAGTTCCAGCGCACCGTCCGCTGCCTACGGGCAGTCGGTTGTTGTGAAAGCAACGCTTGGAATTGTTGCACCTGGTACCGGAGCTCCAACAGGAACAGTGACTCTGTACGACGGCGCCATTGTTGTGGGAACTCAGAACGTCAGCATCTCGGGTAATCTGTACGTTGCTACGTTTACTTTACCAACCAATTTTGCCGTCGGATCGCATAGCTTGAAGGCGGTATATGCTGGTGATTCGAAGTTCTTGACCAGCACATCGCCGATCCTCACGCAGACCGTTCAGAAAATCAGCACGACGACTTCACTTACCTCGTCATCCGCTTCGACGATCTACGGGCAACCCATCACGCTGACGGCCCGGGTCGGATTCCCATCGACGACTGCCGGAACGCCGTCCGGTACGGTCACGTTTAAGGACGGAGCAAATACGCTTGGAACGGCAACGTTGAGCCTTGTGAATGGTCAATGGTTCGCCACTTTGAAAGTCGCAGCACTGGCCGTTGGTAATCATTCATTGACGGCAGTTTACAATGGAACGTCGGTCTTTAGTGGTAATACATCGGCCGCGCTGACACAAACTGTTGCCCGAGCAACAACTGTCACGGCACTTTCATCAACCGCTCCAACCTCAACCTATGGCCAAGTCGTCACGATCAAAGCGACCGTCAGCGTTTTGGCACCGGGCGTAACCACTCCAAGTGGAAGCGTCAACTTTTTTGATGGATCGACCTACTTGGGCGACGGAACCGTCACACTGACGGGCGGCCAATACATCGCCTCCCTCACATTGCCTGCCACACTGAGTGTTGGAACACACCAACTGACCGCGGTCTACTTCGGTAATAGCAACGCCGCCCCAAGTATTACGACAGTCTTTACCCAGACAGTCGTTCGCGCCAACATCACGATGACGCTCACGTCATCAAAAGCATCCAGCCCGGTCGGTCAACCCGTCACGCTGACTGCGACCGTCGGAGTTGTCGCTCCAGGCGCAGGCGTCCCGACTGGTACTGTCACATTCCAAGAAGGGACGAAGGTGCTTGGCACGGGAACGCTGAGCGTCGTCAATGGCAGGGTCGTGGCAACCTGGACTTCTAACGCAATGACAATCGGATCACATTCGATCAGGGCGATCTACTCGGGTAACACCAACTTCAACACGATCGCTTCGACCGCGCTAAGTCTTCAAATTGTGTGA
- a CDS encoding DUF6754 domain-containing protein produces the protein MPSAIAADGGPSESSEKPIPKPVKLFDTPKTSFAILTVVVCGTVIVFTELARRGRPFYVRPIAGLKAIEEAVGRATEMGKPILFIPGIQDLNEIETVAGLTLLGRVARVAADYDTPMEVPTTRALVMTAAREAVQAAALAAGRADYYNEDLIHYITDEQFGYVASVCGWMQREQPAACFYLGKFYAESLILSETGNSISAIQIAGTAETTQLPFFVAACDYTLLGEELFAASAYLSGEPAQMGMLKGQDVGKFAAIVLIVVGCGLATWDSLSPRGLQADGTKLPPRTSWVTDTVLKGG, from the coding sequence ATGCCTTCGGCGATCGCGGCGGATGGGGGGCCCTCTGAATCGTCAGAGAAGCCAATCCCCAAACCGGTCAAGTTATTCGACACGCCGAAGACCTCGTTTGCCATCTTGACCGTCGTGGTTTGCGGAACGGTCATCGTCTTCACCGAATTGGCACGACGGGGACGTCCGTTTTATGTGCGTCCGATTGCCGGCTTGAAGGCGATTGAAGAGGCCGTTGGTCGTGCGACGGAAATGGGGAAACCCATCCTGTTCATTCCCGGCATCCAGGATCTGAACGAAATCGAGACCGTTGCCGGTCTGACATTGCTGGGTCGGGTGGCGCGGGTGGCGGCCGACTATGACACACCGATGGAAGTGCCGACGACGCGCGCCCTGGTCATGACTGCCGCGCGCGAAGCCGTTCAAGCGGCGGCGCTCGCCGCGGGACGGGCCGACTACTACAACGAAGATCTCATCCACTACATCACCGATGAACAATTCGGATATGTGGCATCGGTCTGCGGATGGATGCAGCGCGAACAACCTGCCGCCTGTTTCTATCTCGGAAAGTTCTATGCCGAGTCACTGATTCTGTCAGAGACCGGGAATTCCATTTCCGCGATTCAGATTGCGGGGACGGCGGAAACGACTCAGTTGCCGTTTTTCGTCGCGGCATGCGACTACACCTTGCTGGGTGAAGAGTTGTTCGCTGCGTCGGCCTACTTGTCTGGTGAACCCGCTCAAATGGGGATGCTGAAAGGACAAGACGTTGGCAAGTTTGCCGCGATCGTACTGATCGTGGTTGGTTGTGGGCTTGCGACATGGGATTCGCTGTCGCCGCGAGGTCTTCAGGCGGACGGAACGAAATTGCCCCCTCGCACGTCGTGGGTCACTGACACCGTCTTGAAAGGTGGATGA
- a CDS encoding TIGR03032 family protein: MGELVSSNEASSIRNSSTEVGERSVREVRYEFTSVLPEILHRLGMTLLVSTYQAGKVLALGTSNGTLTVSFTHFDRAMGMAVDRTRIALGSRRQIHFLKSVPDLASQISPAGTFDGCWLPRSSFYTGNIHSHELAWGDDGLWVVNTLFSTLCTLNEHYSFVPRWQPRFISDLQGQDRCHLNGMAMDQGRPKYVTVLAESNEPAGWRPNKATAGCVIDVASQETVLRGLAMPHSPRLYQERLWVLNSGCGDFGTVDLSHGRFEPIENLPGYCRGLAFRGQYAFVGLSKIRETAVFGGVPIAANRENLKCGIAVIDLRIGRTVAVFQFHSGVEEIFAVEVVPQRNANLQGPGTDRDEDVADVWLVPSPGIIVRPEPTLAIYARPGQAEVASQENVLSAKESPSEEWERLVAEAHRFRAAGRPVDALARFQQAVSTAPEPANLLVDIGNLQQELGDQEAALQSYRRAIEVHPDHIPAWQNLVYLLFNRGETERAAEGYKTLLALNNSPLNQLLSATLLPVIYDSLDAVTAWRTRQETVLERMAAEQSIVDTSHQQIPTSFFMAYSGLNNRPLMERFGRIVRGPDRSRRKKSGRSGTNGRIRLGVLSAYFHDHTIGRLNIGRFEQLDKSRFELHVIYAGHARDVLQQRFRQAAEHFHPLAKDVASAREQIASLDLDLLLFADVGMDALTSTLAYSRMAPVQCVTWGHPETTGSPHMDYFISSRLLEVDCADEHYTERLVQLQTLGTYYERPVNSGVKLERTAFGLPAGKRLYLCPQTLFKFHPLFDRVLKGILEADPDAELVVLEGRVSAWTDRLKQRWATALPDASRRVRFLPTVPREQFFQLLNLADVVLDPFPFGGGNSSYEALSMGVPIVTLPSEYLCGRITHALYQKIGHTSDITRSHEDYVHKALKIANQSADKAAQRQDLQTAAHKLFQDLEEVRELEVEFERIVRDSSL; this comes from the coding sequence ATGGGGGAACTTGTGAGCTCGAATGAGGCCTCATCAATCCGCAATTCATCAACGGAGGTGGGCGAGCGATCCGTCCGCGAAGTTCGTTATGAATTCACATCCGTTCTTCCTGAGATCCTGCACAGGCTGGGGATGACTCTTCTGGTGTCGACTTATCAAGCCGGCAAAGTGCTTGCGCTCGGGACTTCGAATGGAACACTTACCGTTTCGTTCACACACTTCGACCGTGCGATGGGGATGGCCGTTGATCGGACCCGAATCGCACTCGGCAGCCGCAGGCAAATTCATTTTTTGAAAAGTGTCCCGGATCTGGCATCGCAAATTTCTCCCGCTGGGACATTTGACGGTTGCTGGTTGCCACGCAGCAGCTTCTATACGGGCAATATTCATAGTCACGAGTTGGCGTGGGGCGACGACGGGTTATGGGTTGTGAATACGCTGTTTTCGACGCTCTGCACGCTGAACGAACACTACAGTTTCGTTCCGCGATGGCAACCCCGATTTATCAGCGACCTGCAAGGGCAAGATCGGTGCCATTTAAATGGGATGGCCATGGATCAGGGCCGCCCAAAGTATGTCACCGTATTGGCCGAATCCAATGAACCGGCCGGGTGGCGACCCAATAAGGCGACCGCTGGTTGTGTCATCGACGTGGCCTCTCAGGAAACTGTCTTGCGTGGTTTGGCGATGCCGCACTCGCCACGGCTTTATCAGGAACGCCTGTGGGTCCTCAATTCCGGTTGCGGCGATTTCGGGACGGTCGATCTTTCACACGGTCGATTTGAGCCGATTGAGAATCTGCCGGGGTACTGCCGTGGTTTGGCATTTCGGGGACAATATGCATTTGTCGGGCTTTCAAAGATTCGGGAAACGGCGGTGTTCGGCGGAGTTCCCATCGCGGCGAATCGCGAGAACTTGAAATGCGGCATTGCGGTGATTGATCTTCGGATCGGTCGCACGGTCGCGGTGTTTCAATTCCATTCAGGTGTTGAAGAGATCTTTGCGGTCGAAGTCGTTCCCCAACGCAATGCGAATCTGCAGGGGCCGGGTACCGACCGGGATGAAGACGTTGCGGATGTATGGCTGGTGCCCTCGCCTGGAATCATCGTTCGTCCTGAGCCCACACTTGCGATTTATGCGCGTCCCGGCCAAGCAGAAGTTGCGTCTCAAGAAAACGTGCTGTCTGCAAAGGAATCTCCGTCGGAGGAATGGGAGCGACTGGTTGCAGAGGCTCACCGGTTTCGAGCGGCTGGAAGACCCGTTGATGCCCTCGCTCGATTTCAACAGGCCGTGTCAACCGCTCCAGAGCCCGCGAATCTACTTGTCGACATCGGAAATTTGCAGCAGGAACTCGGCGATCAAGAGGCCGCATTACAGTCCTATCGCCGTGCCATCGAGGTTCATCCAGATCATATTCCGGCATGGCAGAACTTGGTGTACCTCCTGTTTAATCGCGGCGAAACGGAACGGGCCGCCGAGGGATACAAGACGCTTCTCGCGCTTAATAATTCGCCTTTAAATCAACTGCTTTCCGCAACACTGCTTCCGGTGATCTACGATTCACTCGATGCCGTCACGGCCTGGCGAACGCGACAAGAAACGGTGCTGGAGCGGATGGCGGCCGAGCAGAGCATTGTCGACACCTCGCACCAGCAAATACCGACGTCATTCTTTATGGCGTATTCCGGTCTGAATAATCGCCCGCTGATGGAACGGTTTGGTCGTATCGTTCGCGGTCCCGATCGTTCACGCAGGAAGAAATCGGGTCGGTCAGGAACGAACGGACGGATTCGTCTTGGCGTGCTTTCGGCCTACTTTCACGATCATACGATTGGTCGATTGAACATCGGGCGCTTTGAACAACTGGACAAGTCGCGCTTCGAATTGCATGTCATTTATGCCGGTCATGCGAGAGATGTACTTCAACAGCGGTTCCGCCAAGCGGCGGAACACTTTCATCCGCTCGCGAAGGACGTCGCCTCCGCGCGGGAACAGATTGCCAGCCTCGACTTGGATCTGTTGCTCTTTGCTGATGTCGGAATGGATGCGTTGACGTCGACATTGGCGTACTCCCGGATGGCGCCCGTTCAATGTGTCACGTGGGGGCATCCCGAAACGACGGGAAGTCCGCACATGGATTACTTCATCTCCAGTCGCCTGCTGGAAGTGGACTGTGCCGACGAACACTACACCGAACGTCTGGTCCAATTGCAGACGCTTGGAACCTACTATGAAAGGCCCGTCAACTCCGGTGTGAAATTGGAACGCACGGCCTTTGGGCTGCCAGCGGGGAAACGTCTTTATTTGTGCCCGCAAACACTTTTCAAATTTCATCCTTTGTTTGATAGGGTACTCAAGGGCATCCTCGAAGCCGATCCTGATGCGGAGCTTGTGGTGTTGGAGGGGCGTGTTTCCGCTTGGACTGACCGCCTGAAACAACGATGGGCGACCGCCTTGCCCGATGCGTCGCGTCGCGTGCGGTTCCTTCCTACGGTACCTCGTGAGCAGTTTTTCCAATTGCTGAATCTCGCAGACGTCGTACTCGATCCCTTTCCATTCGGGGGTGGAAACTCCAGCTATGAAGCACTCTCGATGGGGGTACCGATCGTCACGTTGCCGTCCGAGTACCTTTGCGGTCGGATCACGCATGCGCTCTATCAGAAGATCGGTCACACCTCAGACATCACCCGTTCGCACGAGGACTATGTTCACAAAGCTCTGAAAATTGCGAATCAGAGTGCTGACAAAGCGGCTCAACGACAAGACCTGCAAACCGCCGCTCACAAGCTATTTCAAGACCTGGAAGAGGTTCGCGAACTCGAAGTGGAATTCGAACGAATCGTTCGTGATTCCTCGCTGTAG
- a CDS encoding aspartate aminotransferase family protein, with amino-acid sequence MSPIANQIELAYREKFAKSAPLFERGQAVFPSGVTHDGRYLEPFPIYVTEAHGARKTTVEGHSIIDYWVGHGAMLLGHGFPAVVRAVQRQMTRGTHFSACHELELEWAERIQRLVPSAERVRFTSSGTEATLMAVRIARLVTGRKKIAKFVGHFHGWHDFLVPAAYAPYTPENWAMPGVTAGVLDDLIVMPPLDLQTVEQVFREQQPACCILEPTGGHWGLVPIRRDFLQGLRELCTRYGVVLVFDEVITGFRVHPGGAQAHYSVIPDLTTLAKVLAGGLPGGAVCGRADLLEALAFGNRYGRKMKHPGTYNGNPLSAAAGCAALDALADGGVTRRANDSAQQLRQRLNELFVRKQIPWIAYGEFSMIHLHPNYAGPRPADPNFIPHEGAYRRLDVEPPAPPKFAFRVAMLTQGVDWFGWSGMTSAAHTEADLDETVAAFDRALEQLRAQSML; translated from the coding sequence ATGTCGCCGATCGCCAATCAAATTGAACTTGCGTATCGCGAAAAATTTGCCAAATCCGCCCCGCTATTTGAACGCGGTCAAGCAGTTTTTCCCAGTGGCGTGACGCACGACGGGCGATATTTGGAACCGTTCCCGATCTACGTGACCGAAGCCCATGGGGCGCGGAAAACGACGGTCGAAGGGCACTCGATTATTGACTACTGGGTCGGCCACGGAGCGATGCTACTTGGACACGGATTTCCGGCGGTCGTACGGGCCGTTCAGCGGCAGATGACACGGGGCACACACTTCTCTGCCTGCCATGAACTGGAACTCGAATGGGCCGAACGAATTCAGCGGCTTGTTCCCTCAGCCGAACGAGTGCGGTTCACGAGTAGCGGAACGGAAGCGACGCTGATGGCCGTTCGGATTGCACGGTTGGTGACCGGACGAAAAAAGATCGCCAAGTTCGTCGGACACTTTCACGGATGGCATGACTTTTTGGTCCCGGCGGCGTATGCCCCCTACACCCCGGAAAACTGGGCAATGCCCGGCGTCACTGCAGGGGTGCTTGACGATCTCATCGTGATGCCTCCGCTCGATCTGCAGACGGTCGAGCAGGTTTTTCGGGAACAGCAACCGGCCTGCTGCATCCTGGAACCGACAGGCGGTCATTGGGGGCTGGTCCCGATCCGGCGAGACTTTTTGCAGGGGTTGCGGGAACTCTGCACCCGTTACGGCGTCGTCCTTGTGTTCGATGAAGTCATCACCGGTTTTCGTGTGCATCCCGGTGGCGCGCAAGCACACTACTCGGTGATACCTGATCTGACGACCCTGGCCAAAGTCCTTGCGGGCGGCCTGCCGGGTGGCGCGGTCTGCGGACGCGCCGATCTGCTCGAAGCACTCGCCTTTGGAAACCGTTATGGACGGAAAATGAAACATCCCGGCACCTACAACGGGAATCCGCTGTCGGCTGCGGCGGGATGTGCGGCACTCGATGCACTCGCCGATGGGGGTGTCACACGGCGGGCGAATGACTCGGCACAACAATTACGGCAGCGACTGAATGAGCTGTTTGTTCGCAAGCAGATTCCGTGGATCGCCTATGGCGAATTTTCCATGATCCATCTTCACCCAAATTACGCGGGACCACGTCCCGCCGATCCGAATTTCATCCCGCATGAGGGTGCCTATCGGCGATTGGATGTCGAACCCCCTGCACCGCCAAAGTTTGCCTTCCGGGTTGCGATGCTGACCCAGGGGGTGGATTGGTTCGGATGGAGCGGCATGACCTCGGCAGCGCACACCGAGGCAGATCTTGACGAGACGGTCGCCGCGTTCGACCGGGCACTTGAACAATTGCGTGCTCAAAGCATGCTGTGA